CTTTTACTGTGTTATAGTAGTTAAATTTAAAAACATATTTCTCTTAAAAACTTGCGGGATAGGGCTTTGGCCAAACTCCAAACAGATGCTATACATGGGCACGAGTTTAGGGATCAATACGGATCACATATACCGCCAATCTATCTCAGTGCTATCTATGAATATATAGATTATGAGCTTGGTATGGCGGTTTTTAATGATAGGGGTAACTATGTTAGATATGGTAGAGAGGATAATCCTACTACAAGAGCTCTTGAGAGAATATTGGCAAAGCTTGAGCTTGGCGAAGATGCACTTGCTTTTAATAGTGGTATGGCGGCTGAATCAGCTCTATTTCTATCTCAGCTAAATAGAGATACAAAGATTGTTGTTCCCAAGGAAATCTATAGTTCAACATTTGTATTGCTGGAGAATCTGGCTAGTAAGATTGGTTTTAAGGTTGTTAGGGTATGGCCATCTGCTGAATCTATTGTTGAAGCTGTTGATGATAAGACTGCTATGGTATTTATAGAGGTTATGACCAATCCTACAAATAAGGTTATAGATCTAGACTATTTATCGAAGTCTATAGATTTAGAGAAAACTATTCTTGTTGTTGATAATACATTTACAACACCTGTAGTACTAAAGCCCTTAAGGTATAAAGCTAGATTTGTTTTACATAGCATGACTAAGTATCTTGGCGGTCATAATGATGTTGTTGGAGGAGCTATTATAGGGTCTAAGAAGGATATGTTGATTCTATGGGACTGGAGAAGAATTCTAGGTACAATTCTACAGCCACTAGATGCATATCTAGTAATGAGAGGTATAAAGACTCTTGAGATAAGATTTGAGAGAATAAGCAAAACTGCACAAACTATAGCTGAATATCTATCTGAGCATCCAAGGATAGAGGAGGTTATGTATCCAGGTCTAACAAGAAATCCATATCACGATATAGCTAAGAAACTCTTTGAAAAACCATTATATGGAGGTGTAATAAGCTTTAAGATAAGGGGGAGCTATAGCGATGTACTGAACTTTATTAGAAGGCTGAAGATTATAAAAAGAGCTCCTAGCCTTGGAGGTACAGAATCTCTGATAGTAATACCTATTAAAGCAGGTTCTATGTTTGTAGATCCAGAGGATAGACAAAAACTTGGTATAACTGAGAATCTAGTAAGACTATCTGTAGGTCTTGAAGATCCAGAAGACTTGATACAAGATCTTTCTCAAGCTCTAACCTCTTGATAAATATTAAAACAGTTTTTATTTTAGCATTATATTCATGGCAGGAATATTTATTACTCTGTTAATGTCTAGATAATATAGTAGGCGAGATAATGTCTATAACGTATTGCGAGATTTTTACCCGATATATGCTTCCATCGATAAGAGCCTTCATAGCTAAGAAGCTGATTAGCGAATATGGATATACCCAGTGGTCAGCTGCAAAGAAACTAGGGGTCTCCCAGGCTCTTATAAATCATTATCTCTCTGGTAAGAGGGGTGCTAAGCTATTCAAGATTTTTGAGGAGGATAGAAACCTTATGAGCATTATAGATGAGATTACCAAAGCTATAGCGCTAAACAATGCTAATGCTGGAGATATACTGTGTAAGCTATGTATAAATTTGAGAACAAGAAGTAAGGATTTTCTAGAGGCAGTAGGTATAAAACAGAGAGAGGTATCGTATCCACCATGCACTATATAGGGGTTTGCTATGAAAACCTATGATTTTAGATATAGAGAACCTGGCTGTACAACTCATCCTGTCGTCAAATTAGTGAATCTCCTAAAAAATACTGATGAAAATATCATAGAGATCTATGTCTTTAAAGAAGATATACCTCTACCAGTACTAAGACTCTTTGCAAATACAAACGGTTTTAGTATCAAAGAGGTTGAGGAAAGCGATGAATGGATAAGAGCAGTATTAGAGAAGAGATCTTAGTAGGGTTGTAGATGAATGTATATACATTTGGATAGCAGTTCTGTCATATCTAGAGAACTAATTTTCTAGCCATAGAAATAACATTCTGTTAGGTGTATACAGATGAGCTTCTCAAAAAAGATTAGAGAGCTACTAGATCATCATGGAAAGCCATCTAAAGAAGTCTATTTTGATCTTGAGAATAGTGGATGGGTTCCACCAGAAGTTGTAGAGGCTATGAAGCCATATTATAACGTATATGGATATGGACATCCATCTATAACACATAGAATTGGATGGGAAGCTCTAGAAGTTGTTTATGAAGCTAAGGAACTCATAGCCTCATCAATAGGTGCTAAATCTATAGACGAAATAGTGTTTACACATAGTGGTACAGAGGCAAATAATCTTGCTATAGCAGGATATCTCTTAGCCAATAGAAATAAGAGAGGTAAGGTTATAGTTTCATCAATAGAGCATCTAAGTGTGATATTCCCAGCAGAATTCTATGCAAATATACTTGGGTTTAAGGTTATAAGAGTACCTGTTAATGGAGAAGGCTTTATAGATCCAGAAATATTTAAATACTATGTAGATAGGGATACAGTTCTAATAAGTATTCAGATGGTTAATCATGAGATAGGAACCGTACAGAACATAAGAGAGCTTGTAGATATAGCTAAATCAGTTAATCCAAATATAGTGTTTCATACAGATGCTGCTGATGCATATGGAAAGATGGCTATAGATGTAAATAAACTTGGAGTAGATATGATGACTATAAGTAGCCATAAAATACATGGTCCACGTGGAGTCGGAGTACTATATGTTAGAGAAGGTATAAATCTAGAATCACCTATAAGAGGACAACTAAGTGTTGAAAAACTGTGGCCAGGTGTTGAAAATGTGCCAGCTATAGCAGGTTTCAAGAAGGCTATAGAACTAGCATTCAATGATTTTGACTATAATATAAACCATATGAAGAGATTGAGAGATAAGCTTATGAAGGGGATAATGGATAATGTAGATGATGTATTGATAAATGGTCCTATAGGGGATAGGAGAGCTCCAGATAATCTAAATATAAGCTTTCTCTATGTCGAGGGTGAAGCTATAACAGTTGAACTTAGTCTTCATGGAATCTATGTATCTAGTGGAAGTGCATGTACATCTAGAGTTCTTGAGCCTAGCCATGTTCTTCTAGCTATAGGAAGAAAACATGAGGAAGCACATGGAAGTATATTATTTAAGACATCTAGATATCATAGTGAAGACGATATAGACTATGCTATTGAGATAATTCCAAAAGCTATAGATAGACTTAGGAGTATAAGCTCTATAAAACCAAATAGGTAGAAAAGTCATATTAAACATCTTTAATAACTCTGTAATAGCTGTAGAAACTTAGGTGCTAATCTATGAGCACAAGAATACCTCTTCCATATAGCCCAAAGGTATTAGAAATATTTAGAAATCCCAAGAACCTAGGTCCTTTAGAAAATGCAACAGTTGTAGAATCTGCTGGAAGTCCTGCTTGTGGCGATATGATAAAGCTTTATCTAAGGATTGAAAGAATTGATAACATTGATGTTATAAAGGAAGCAACTTTTGAGAGCTATGGATGTGCAGCAAATATAGCTGCTGCAAGTATAGTGACGGAGATGATAAAGGGTAAAGATCTTAGATATGCATGGAATATAACATGGAAACAGATATCAGATGAGCTAGGAGGTCTACCACCAATAAAATACCATTGCAG
Above is a genomic segment from Ignisphaera aggregans DSM 17230 containing:
- a CDS encoding Cystathionine gamma-lyase (COGs: COG0626 Cystathionine beta-lyase/cystathionine gamma-synthase~InterPro IPR000277~KEGG: pho:PH1093 cystathionine gamma-synthase~PFAM: Cys/Met metabolism pyridoxal-phosphate-dependent protein~PRIAM: Cystathionine gamma-lyase~SPTR: O58820 371aa long hypothetical cystathionine gamma-lyase~PFAM: Cys/Met metabolism PLP-dependent enzyme); translated protein: MAKLQTDAIHGHEFRDQYGSHIPPIYLSAIYEYIDYELGMAVFNDRGNYVRYGREDNPTTRALERILAKLELGEDALAFNSGMAAESALFLSQLNRDTKIVVPKEIYSSTFVLLENLASKIGFKVVRVWPSAESIVEAVDDKTAMVFIEVMTNPTNKVIDLDYLSKSIDLEKTILVVDNTFTTPVVLKPLRYKARFVLHSMTKYLGGHNDVVGGAIIGSKKDMLILWDWRRILGTILQPLDAYLVMRGIKTLEIRFERISKTAQTIAEYLSEHPRIEEVMYPGLTRNPYHDIAKKLFEKPLYGGVISFKIRGSYSDVLNFIRRLKIIKRAPSLGGTESLIVIPIKAGSMFVDPEDRQKLGITENLVRLSVGLEDPEDLIQDLSQALTS
- a CDS encoding transcriptional regulator-like protein (COGs: COG2522 transcriptional regulator protein~KEGG: smr:Smar_0682 transcriptional regulator-like protein~SPTR: A3DMC6 Transcriptional regulator-like protein~PFAM: Helix-turn-helix), which translates into the protein MSITYCEIFTRYMLPSIRAFIAKKLISEYGYTQWSAAKKLGVSQALINHYLSGKRGAKLFKIFEEDRNLMSIIDEITKAIALNNANAGDILCKLCINLRTRSKDFLEAVGIKQREVSYPPCTI
- a CDS encoding aminotransferase class V (COGs: COG1104 Cysteine sulfinate desulfinase/cysteine desulfurase~InterPro IPR001597:IPR000192:IPR020578~KEGG: kcr:Kcr_0889 cysteine sulfinate desulfinase/cysteine desulfurase~PFAM: aminotransferase class V; aromatic amino acid beta-eliminating lyase/threonine aldolase~SPTR: B1L5A6 Cysteine sulfinate desulfinase/cysteine desulfurase-related enzyme~PFAM: Aminotransferase class-V), coding for MSFSKKIRELLDHHGKPSKEVYFDLENSGWVPPEVVEAMKPYYNVYGYGHPSITHRIGWEALEVVYEAKELIASSIGAKSIDEIVFTHSGTEANNLAIAGYLLANRNKRGKVIVSSIEHLSVIFPAEFYANILGFKVIRVPVNGEGFIDPEIFKYYVDRDTVLISIQMVNHEIGTVQNIRELVDIAKSVNPNIVFHTDAADAYGKMAIDVNKLGVDMMTISSHKIHGPRGVGVLYVREGINLESPIRGQLSVEKLWPGVENVPAIAGFKKAIELAFNDFDYNINHMKRLRDKLMKGIMDNVDDVLINGPIGDRRAPDNLNISFLYVEGEAITVELSLHGIYVSSGSACTSRVLEPSHVLLAIGRKHEEAHGSILFKTSRYHSEDDIDYAIEIIPKAIDRLRSISSIKPNR
- a CDS encoding nitrogen-fixing NifU domain protein (COGs: COG0822 NifU homolog involved in Fe-S cluster formation~InterPro IPR002871~KEGG: kcr:Kcr_0890 NifU domain-containing protein~PFAM: nitrogen-fixing NifU domain protein~SPTR: B1L5A7 Nitrogen-fixing NifU domain protein~PFAM: NifU-like N terminal domain); this translates as MSTRIPLPYSPKVLEIFRNPKNLGPLENATVVESAGSPACGDMIKLYLRIERIDNIDVIKEATFESYGCAANIAAASIVTEMIKGKDLRYAWNITWKQISDELGGLPPIKYHCSILAVGALKRAIRAYYKKIGEHPEWLPKELVQEEKLVLEEEEMIERYHKSMKEVMGVVDRK